CGCAAGTACCTCCAGATGGGCTATACGCGGGCGATGCGCTACGCGAAGTACCCTGGCGGACAGAAGTACGACGAGGACGGTACCGAGCGCGACCCCGAACAGTGGGCAGACCCCGACAAACGCGAGGCAGCGCTCGTCTTCGAGTCCTACTGGGAACGAGTGCGCGAAGACGACGTCTACCAGCAGGCGAAAGAGCGCCACCGCGAGCGCACCGCCGAGCCGTAAGCTGAAACCGTCGTTTCACTTTGGAGAACACGTTTGCTATCCCAGTTCGTTGTATCGTATATGTCACAGGGTCACACCGATCGGCGGACGATGCTCGCCCTCTCCGGTGCCTTTCTCGCGGGGATGGCCGGCTGTACAGGGACGGCTCCCGATTCGGAAGACGAGGCCGGAAACGGGGATTCGAACGGAACCGAACCCGACGGCGAGACAGGTGGGTCCGACTCCGATATCGACTTCGACGGCGAGTTTCCTGAACTCGAGTTCGTCACTGATCCCGACCTCGAGGACGACCTGCTCGCAGCACAGATTCGACACAACGTTGCGTTCTCGCTCGACCTACTTTCGCAGCTCCGAGCGGACCGACCGGATGAGAATCTCTTTTTCTCCCCGTACAGCGTCTCCGTGGCGCTGGCGATGACCTACGCCGGTGCGCGCGGTGAGACGGCCGACGAGATGCGCGAGGCACTGCGGTACGATCTGCCGGGAAGTGGCGACGACTGGTCGACAGCAACCGGATCCGATGACGCGACTCTCCACGCAGCCTTCGGTGCACTCGAGTCCGAGTTCGATCGGCGAAACGAAGACGGGGAGGAAGTCGACCAGCCGCGGGCTGATTCGGATGGAGATGACGACGGCGCTACCGAGAACGAAGACGTGGACGACAGCGAGGACGAGCTGGGCTTCCAGCTCTCGAGTGCCAACGCCGTCTGGGCGGCTGAGGATCATCCGTTCGACGACGCGTACTTCGACCTCCTCGATGCCTACTACGGGGCCGGCGAGCACCTCGTGGACTTCTCGGGCAGTCCCGAAGCAGCGCGAGAGGAGATCAACACCTGGGTCGAGGAACGGACGAACGACCGCATCGAGGACCTTCTGCCTCAGGGCTCGGTGGACGCCTCGACGCGGCTCGTGCTGACGAACGCGGTTTACTTCCTCGCGGCCTGGAAGCACGATTTCGACCCTGCGAACACCGAGCCGGAGACGTTCACCGGGCTTGCTGGTGCCGAGACCGAGGTCGAGATGATGCACCAGACCGCCCAACTGCGCTACGCCGAGCACGATGGTCACCAGTTCGTCGAACTTCCCTACGCCAACGAGGAGACGAGCATGGTCATTATCTTCCCCGCAGAGGACGAGTTCGAGTCCTTCGAGGAGTCGTTCTCGGTGGACGTCCTCGCGGCGATGCTCGACGATGCCTCGGCCTCACAGGTCGACCTCGCGATGCCGAAGTTCGGTATCGAGTCGAAGTTCAGTCTCGTCGAAATCATGCAAGACCTCGGGATGCAGCGAGCATTCACCACCAGCGCAGATTTCAGCGGGATGGTTGACGGTGAGACGAGTGACCTCTTCATCGGCGATATCGTCCACCAGAGTTTCGTCGAGGTGGACGAGGAGGGAACCGAAGCCGCCGCGGCGACGGCCGTCACGATGCCGGTTTCGGCTCCAACGAATCAGGTCGAACTGGTGCTCAACCGGCCGTTTCTCTTCTACATCCGTGACCAGCCGACCGAGACGCCGCTGTTTCTGGGTCGTGTCGTCGACGGTGAGACAATCGAGGACTGACTCAGCGAGTCTGTTCCGCCACCGTTACTCCGCTATTGCCTTCGAACGCGGACCTGTACCTGCTCGCCCTCTTCGAATGCCCGATCCGGGCAGATCAGTTTCGCACCGAAATCCGCATCTCGCGCACAAAATAGCGAGAGTCCTGTAATCGGATCGCCGTTCGCCATGACCACCACATCGTTCCACGTGATCGAGCGGCCGTCGTCTGCGACCGAGCCGAGTTCGTCCCCGTTCAGCGAAATCGGTGACGGAAGCCGGGTACTCGAGTACACACCGCCGCCGTCGTAATGCGGGAGCCCGCCGTCGAGGACGCCGCTCGTGTCGTTGCCGTCGGCTCCGACACCGACGAATTCCGTGCCCGGATTCGGGTGTGTCGGCGCGTCGAGGACGGCGTACGTTTCGCCGGTCGCGACGACGGTTCCCGTCCCGTCCCATGCGAGTGGCCGCGGGCGGACGTCGTCTGTGAGGTCGATCGGAATTGACCCCGACGCACGGTACGGGTTCTGCTCCGGTGTTCGAAAGCCGACGTGGAGGTGGTTGTCGACCCACGGCGCGAAGAAGCCGGCGCGGACGAGTGAGCCGAGCGAGTCACCCGGTTCGACGCGGTCGCCGGCCTCGACGGCGGGGTCGACGTGGAGGATTCGGGCTGTCAGCCCCGCGCAGGCATCGGGGCCGTCGCAGTCGATCAGGATGAGGTAGTCGTGTTCTGGCGCGTATGATTTCGGCGGTGCGCGGACCGTTCGCGTCTCGCGGACGGTGCCGGCGACGGGGCTCGGTGCGGCGGTCGTTCGGCCGTCGCGCAACGTCCCGGGATAGAGGTCGATCGCACACCCTGCGTCGTGGGCCGGATACGGCGAGTTGTACAGCGAGAAGCGGGCGTACGGTGCCAGTGCTGCCGCCGAGAGCGGTACCGCGTCCGTGTCCGTCAGATCGATCACAACTGTACCGACGACTCGCAGCGAGAGCGTTTAGGTGCGTCGACACAAATGTCACTGGTATGCGAGTGCTTCGCGGCCGCGCCGACACGATCGACGCAGACCGGCGGGCAAGCGAGTCGCTACTCGAGTTCGCCGCCAACGGCGAACCCGCAGTTCGGGTCTGGCGACCGCACCGACAGGTCGCCTTCGGCCGGCGTGATCGCAGGCAAGAGGGGTACGACGAGGCTTACGAGGCCGCACGCGAGCACGGATTCGCACCGATCGAGCGGGCGGTCGGTGGCCGCGCGGTCGCCTACGACGGCGAGACATCGATTGCGTTCGCGCGCGCTGACCCGGTCGACGACTTCCGGCGCGGGACCGACGCGCGCTACGAACGAACCACGAACGCGACGGAGCGGGCACTCTCCGAATTGGGTGTCGACGCCGAGCGCGGCGAGCCGGCGGATGCGTTCTGTCCCGGCTCGCACTCTGTCTCAGCCGGGCTCACCGCCGACGCGGAACCATCACTCGGCAAACTCGTCGGCCTCGCCCAGCGCGTTCGGCAGGACGCCGCCGTCACGGCAGGAATCGTGCTCGTCGATAACCGCGAGCTGATTGGAACGGTACTCGAGTCGGTCTACAGCGCGCTCGGGATTGCGTTCGACCCCGACTCGGTGGGGTCGATTGCAGCGGTCGGTGGCGAGGCGGAGCCGGCTGTTGTCCGTGCGCGGTTCGAGGACGAACTTGTCGGCGATGTCGACTCGGAGGCCGTCACTGTCGAGTCTGTGCCGGTCGAGGGCGATGGTGATCCGGCAGATAGCGGTCAGTCCAACGGTGGTCCGGCGGCACAGCAACCGGATGCCGATGTGGTAGACGACAGATCGATGTGAGGGGGGAGTGGCATTTGGTGTGCGAGAGCGGGTGTGTGAGTGGGTGGGAGTGCGAGAGCGGGTGTGTGAATGAGTGAGAGCGACGAGCGAAAAGCGAAAAGCGAAAGGTACTGTTTTCGGGCTTCGGCCCGTCGGCCTCGAGTATGCACACCGACGCAACGATGATTCTACAGCGTAGCGGCGGAACCGCGGAGGGATCGCGATGAGGAACGACGCACCCACAGCCGACGACCGGTGGACGGAACTGCTCACCGACGCGAACGCAATCGCCGCGGAGTACGACGACGACGGCTGGGAGTCGGTCGTTCTCGAGCCATCGTCGGTCTCACCGAGCGAGGCCGAGGAGCGTTTCGGGCTCAACGTTAGCATCGATCGAGAGACGTTCGAGCAGGTTGAAGCGCACGTCGCGGATTCGGAGGCGACGTTCGGCGACGCGGAGGTGTACTATCTACCGGTCGACGAGGATGGCACCACTCACGACGACAGCCGTCGCTTCGCACTCGCCGTCGAACGCGACGCCGACAACTCGATCGCTGTGTTCGTCCCGGTGACTTACACCCTCCCCGAAGCGAAAACAGTCTTCGAGACGGCACTCCTCGAGGAGCAATTGCTGCTCCACGTTCGGGCGACCGATGCGGACGAGACGGACCCGTGGGTGACGTTTTCGCACGACGATCCGTCGCTGTTTCTCTCGAAGTCGGACGTGCAGTCGTGGGAGTTCTCGCCAGGTGAGTGACGACTGCTTCAGACAGGTTCAGTCAGGTTCAGTCAGGTTCAGACTGATTCAACATGGTTCGAACTCGAACGCCCCGTTCAACGCCATCGAGTGGTCGTCGTAGTAGGCATAGAGATTCTGCGGTGCGGTGTACTGGCCGCCGTAGTGCCCCGCGGGACCGTTCGAATCGATGATGTTGTCCGCGTGGTCCGTCGTGAACCGAAGATCCTCGCGCTCGTAGACGAGGTCGTCGTCGAGCCAGTAGCGAACGATCCCGTCCGGATTCGCCGCGCCGTCGGTCACGGTGTTCACACAGACGTAGTACTCGAACTCGTACCAGTTCCCGAGGACGAGCTCGGGCTGGCCGAGCGCGTACGGCTCACCCTCCATGACGAAATCGTGGTCCTGGTTCTGATCCAGATGGTACGTGTGCGAGAGCAGATAGAACGGGCCGTCGGGGTCAGACCCCTGGTTGGTGATGTAGAGGCGATTACTCCAGCCGTTCGTCCCGTCAGGCCTCCCGCCACCGGCGCTCCCTTCGCCGAGCGCCATCGCACAGTTCCAGAGCCGGCAGTTCGCCGGATACCGGCCTGTCATTTCCCAGCCCGTATCGAGTGCGAACCGGACGCGCCCGGTGAGTTCGAACAGGCCGTCCGAGAAATCGTAGTGCGTGCTCGCACCCCAGTGCCCACCCTCCTGCATGCGCATCTGCAGCGCCCGGTTCCCGGAAGCGGTCGGATCAGCGACGAGGTCGAGCGCCGCCGGATCGCCGTTCGACAGGCGATAGACGTCGTTCCACTCGTCGTACTCGTCGTAGTCGAGATGAACTACGTCATCCGGCCGACCACACTGCATTGTGTCCGGTGTCTGTGCTGCACCGACGTTTGTTCCGAACTCGAGTCCTCCTACGATTCCACCCAGTCCGAGCGCTCCCAGAACGCCACTTGCGCGTATCGTTTGTCTGCGACTCAGGTTCGGGCTCAGGTCCTGGTTTTGGTTCTGATTGTGGTTCTGGTTCTGATTGTGGTTCTGGTTCTGGCTCTGGTTCTGACCCAGGTTATCCGCTGCTGGCGGAGCACTCGAGTTTGCGCTGGTATCGGCATCAGAAGACTCACCAGTGGTTACAGTCTCGCATCGGTCGCGGCTCTCGTCGGTGTCGCTGGTCCCGTCGTCTGCTGCGTGGGATGTCATGCACGACTCGCTCTCACAGGAGGACGGTTAGTATCGAGTCAGCTACCGGACAGTCCCGATTCAGAAACGGTGTTTTCCGATGGTTACTACCACTCTGGACGATTTTGCTCGGTGCAACGGTCGCTTCCGTTTGCGGGTAGTCCCTGCATTCGCACTGCGTGGGGTCTCCGCTACTCTGCTTCGGCTGCGTCTTCCGTTACTCCGCCTCGTCTTCTCCTGTTCCTTCCTGTTCGCGCAATTCCTCGCTTGCCTCGCGAACCTCGCGCATCACACTGGAGATTCGTTCTTCGGCCTCGAGTTCGTCCTCGACGGAGAGGTCGACGCCCTCGACCTCCAGCAGGAATTTTGCGACTTCGGTGGACTCGTACATCACGTCGTCGAGTTCTTCGGCGGTGAAGAAGTCACACATCGCGCCGTAGAGGAAGGTTGCGCCGGCGGTTCGGACCTTGTCTTCGAAGGAGGAACGGGCCTGGTTGACTGCCTGGGGCGTGTAGGTGTCGGTCATGAACGGCACGAGTTCGGGCAGATTCTCGCCGATTTTGGTCATCTCGACGCCGGTTTCGGTCCGGAAGTCAGAACAGAGCCGCGCGATGGCCCACTCGCGGGCGGTGATGTAGGTTCGATCGCGCAGGAACTCGTTGACTCGGTCGTACTGCGCGCCGTCCATCTTCTTGAAACGGGCGTACTTCTGGACGTCTTCGGGGACATCGGACTCTTCGGGTTCGGTGTCCGGGACGTTCGGTAGTGGGTCAGTGTCGTCGCCCGCTCGTGCTTGGTCCTCGCTGCTCGATTGCTCCGTAGGCGAACTTTCGGCGACGGTTTGTGATTGGTCCCCCGCTGATTCACCGTCACTGTCGGCGTCGGCGTTGGTCCCGGTCGATCGGTCCGACTCCGTGCTGACTTTCGGGCCGTCCTCGTCCATGCGCGCCTATTTCTGCAGGCTCGAGATAAGGGTTCTTGGTTCGGGGACGCTTTTTGATTCTACTCGCACCGCCGTCCGCCGAACCCATGTCGTCGGTGTAGGGACTGTCGGTTCGACGAGCACGGGCGGCGCTTCGTCGTCGGCAAGTTGATCCGGCACGTAGGTAGTACGGATAGTTGAACCCGGACGATGGATCCGCTTCGACGAACCGTTCGTCCACCCCGGGGACGACATCGACTGTGTCTTCGAAGGTGACCGTCGCAACCTCACGAGCAATCCCCTGCCTGGTCTCGCCGTCGTAGATACTGACAGCAATATCGATCTCCCCATCATCGCCGATCGGCTCGCTGAACTCGAGTGTCAGGTCCTCGATTGTCGTGCCGGCCTCGATTGTCGTTCGTCCGAACTCTCCGGTTTCGTCGCTACGAGCTGCTAGCATGCCATCGACCGAGGAACTCGCTTCAGCGATGGTGATCGAAGTGCCATCGGATGTCTGTTCGTCGAAGACGAGTGATGCGTCCGGATCGCTCGTCGCACCAGCCGTATTCGAAGCTAGACTGGCCGCTGAGACCAGTCCTGCCCCGGCCAGTTGAAACAGCGTTCTCCGAGTCGACTTCGGTTCGCTCATGGGGGTGTCCCCCGTTCACATGATTCAACCTGTTTCATCGACTGGCTGTTCTGAATGGGATCAAATCATCGTTATGGCCGACTGCCGGTTTCGCGTGACTGGATCTCGTCTCAGTAAACTCTCCTCGCATCCTCGTGAGTTCTCCCGGATTTAA
The DNA window shown above is from Natrialba magadii ATCC 43099 and carries:
- a CDS encoding serpin family protein, yielding MSQGHTDRRTMLALSGAFLAGMAGCTGTAPDSEDEAGNGDSNGTEPDGETGGSDSDIDFDGEFPELEFVTDPDLEDDLLAAQIRHNVAFSLDLLSQLRADRPDENLFFSPYSVSVALAMTYAGARGETADEMREALRYDLPGSGDDWSTATGSDDATLHAAFGALESEFDRRNEDGEEVDQPRADSDGDDDGATENEDVDDSEDELGFQLSSANAVWAAEDHPFDDAYFDLLDAYYGAGEHLVDFSGSPEAAREEINTWVEERTNDRIEDLLPQGSVDASTRLVLTNAVYFLAAWKHDFDPANTEPETFTGLAGAETEVEMMHQTAQLRYAEHDGHQFVELPYANEETSMVIIFPAEDEFESFEESFSVDVLAAMLDDASASQVDLAMPKFGIESKFSLVEIMQDLGMQRAFTTSADFSGMVDGETSDLFIGDIVHQSFVEVDEEGTEAAAATAVTMPVSAPTNQVELVLNRPFLFYIRDQPTETPLFLGRVVDGETIED
- a CDS encoding lipoate--protein ligase family protein; translated protein: MRVLRGRADTIDADRRASESLLEFAANGEPAVRVWRPHRQVAFGRRDRRQEGYDEAYEAAREHGFAPIERAVGGRAVAYDGETSIAFARADPVDDFRRGTDARYERTTNATERALSELGVDAERGEPADAFCPGSHSVSAGLTADAEPSLGKLVGLAQRVRQDAAVTAGIVLVDNRELIGTVLESVYSALGIAFDPDSVGSIAAVGGEAEPAVVRARFEDELVGDVDSEAVTVESVPVEGDGDPADSGQSNGGPAAQQPDADVVDDRSM
- a CDS encoding DUF7529 family protein — encoded protein: MRNDAPTADDRWTELLTDANAIAAEYDDDGWESVVLEPSSVSPSEAEERFGLNVSIDRETFEQVEAHVADSEATFGDAEVYYLPVDEDGTTHDDSRRFALAVERDADNSIAVFVPVTYTLPEAKTVFETALLEEQLLLHVRATDADETDPWVTFSHDDPSLFLSKSDVQSWEFSPGE
- a CDS encoding DUF5806 family protein, which produces MDEDGPKVSTESDRSTGTNADADSDGESAGDQSQTVAESSPTEQSSSEDQARAGDDTDPLPNVPDTEPEESDVPEDVQKYARFKKMDGAQYDRVNEFLRDRTYITAREWAIARLCSDFRTETGVEMTKIGENLPELVPFMTDTYTPQAVNQARSSFEDKVRTAGATFLYGAMCDFFTAEELDDVMYESTEVAKFLLEVEGVDLSVEDELEAEERISSVMREVREASEELREQEGTGEDEAE